A window of Halobellus sp. LT62 contains these coding sequences:
- the truD gene encoding tRNA pseudouridine(13) synthase TruD has product MRAAHPLERRVGIEHYYSDVDGTGGRLRTKPADFRVRELEAMDPEPLSTDAGDYPHLLVRATLRGWDTNDFARRLSNALGISRERVSWAGTKDKYAITTQLFSVRDVDPDDFPEIDDADVEVLGRIGRRLHFGDLAGNAFEIRVREADVEPVESITAELHERVAGDGSSTERTESEDDDDGPAAEAATDVAVPNYFGHQRFGSRRPVTHEVGLCVARGEWREAVLAYVGNPYEAEPDDTRAARAFVDEQAERADPDWRGALDRMPGALRFERSMLHRLHEDGDDTPADWRHALEAVPRNLQRLFVNAAQSYAFNRIVSERLSRGLPLARPVDGDVVCFADRDAPEGLYRPDTDRTQVATDRRVDVMARHCERGRAFVTAPLVGTETELADGEPGDVERAVLDELGLIPGDFDLPGEFHSTGTRRAVLLRTRVASEVDAAEDAYGLSFSLPSGSYATVLLREYLKTSPVDL; this is encoded by the coding sequence ATGCGTGCGGCCCACCCCCTCGAACGACGTGTCGGGATCGAGCACTACTACAGCGACGTCGACGGCACCGGCGGCCGCCTGCGGACGAAACCGGCTGACTTCCGCGTCCGCGAACTGGAGGCCATGGACCCCGAACCGCTCAGTACCGACGCGGGCGACTACCCCCATCTGCTCGTCCGCGCGACGCTCCGTGGATGGGATACGAACGACTTCGCTCGTCGACTCTCGAACGCCCTCGGAATCAGCCGCGAGCGGGTCTCATGGGCCGGAACGAAGGACAAGTACGCGATAACGACCCAGCTGTTCTCGGTTCGGGACGTCGATCCCGACGACTTCCCCGAGATCGACGACGCCGATGTCGAGGTCCTCGGACGAATCGGCCGACGGCTCCACTTCGGCGATCTGGCGGGCAACGCGTTCGAGATCCGCGTTCGCGAGGCCGACGTCGAGCCCGTCGAATCGATCACCGCGGAGTTACACGAGCGGGTCGCGGGCGACGGTTCGTCGACCGAACGGACCGAGAGCGAGGATGACGACGACGGCCCCGCCGCTGAGGCCGCGACCGACGTCGCCGTCCCCAACTACTTCGGCCACCAGCGGTTCGGGAGCCGACGGCCCGTCACCCACGAGGTCGGCCTGTGCGTCGCCCGCGGCGAGTGGCGCGAGGCGGTTCTGGCGTACGTCGGCAACCCGTACGAGGCAGAACCCGACGACACGCGGGCGGCCCGCGCCTTCGTCGACGAGCAGGCCGAGCGCGCGGATCCGGACTGGCGGGGCGCGCTCGATCGGATGCCCGGCGCGCTCCGCTTCGAGCGCTCGATGCTGCACCGTCTACACGAGGACGGAGACGACACGCCCGCAGACTGGCGACACGCGCTGGAAGCCGTTCCGCGAAACCTCCAGCGGCTGTTCGTCAACGCCGCGCAGTCGTACGCCTTCAACCGGATCGTGAGCGAGCGGCTCTCGCGCGGCCTGCCGCTCGCCCGTCCGGTCGACGGCGACGTCGTGTGTTTCGCCGATCGGGACGCTCCGGAGGGGCTCTACCGCCCGGACACGGACCGCACGCAGGTCGCGACCGACCGCCGCGTCGACGTGATGGCTCGCCACTGCGAGCGCGGACGGGCGTTCGTCACCGCGCCGCTCGTCGGCACCGAGACCGAACTGGCAGACGGAGAACCGGGCGACGTCGAGCGCGCGGTCCTCGACGAACTCGGGCTCATCCCGGGCGATTTCGATCTCCCCGGCGAGTTTCATTCGACGGGCACCCGGCGGGCCGTCCTCCTGCGGACGCGCGTTGCGTCCGAGGTCGACGCCGCCGAGGACGCCTACGGACTGTCGTTCTCGCTCCCGTCCGGGTCGTACGCGACGGTCTTGCTGCGGGAGTACCTGAAGACGAGCCCGGTCGACCT